In Mustelus asterias chromosome 30, sMusAst1.hap1.1, whole genome shotgun sequence, a genomic segment contains:
- the LOC144480722 gene encoding uncharacterized protein LOC144480722 has product MVSSDPTHILCKRGFNSSSNLESHEDTRTTEKPLKCGDCGRGFNYPSELDIHRRIHTGERPFTCSECGKGFAYSSSLYTHRRVHTGERPFACLECGKGCHALSSLLIHRQVHSDQRLFQCSDCEKSFKSTKDLLRHQRTHMAVRPFTCSVCGKGFTQSSHLLTHQLVHTDRRPFQCSDCEKRFKSKNDLQVHQRTHTGEKPFTCSRVHSDKRPFQCSDCEKSFKRKQDLVTHQRVHTGEKPFTCSVCGMGFTHLSHRLRHQRVHTGEKPFICCVCGKGFTDSAQLLIHERIHTGEKPFACSTCGKRFTHSKDLLRHQQIHTGERSFTCSMCGKRFTQSSHLLRHQQIHTGERSFTCSVCGKRFARSANLLRHQQVHKSLQGLDSAVAAHPMQD; this is encoded by the exons atgg TGAGTAGTGACCCGACACATATTCTGTGTAAACGAGGCTTCAActcatcatccaacctggagtcaCACGAGGATACCCGCACCACAGAGAAACCattgaaatgtggggactgtgggaggggattcaattacccatccgaattggatattcatcgtcgcattcacactggagagaggccgttcacctgctctgagtgtgggaaaggatttgcttactcatccagcctctatacacaccggcgtgttcacactggtgagaggccattcgcctgcctcgaatgtgggaagggatgtcATGCTTTATCAAGCCTCCTGATTCACCGGCAGGTTCACTCCGATCAGAGACTGTTTCAGTGTTCTGATTGTGAGAAAAGCTTTAAAAGCACAAAGGAcctcctgagacaccagcgcactcacatggcggtgagaccgttcacctgctcagtgtgtgggaagggattcactcagtcatcccaccttctgacacaccaacttgttcacactgatcggagaccatttcaatgttctgactgtgagaagagatttaaaagtaaaaatgatttacaagtccatcagcgcacccacactggggagaagccattcacctgctcc cgagttcactctgataagagaccatttcagtgttctgactgtgagaagagctttaaaaggaaacaggatttggtgacacaccagcgagttcacactggggagaaaccgttcacctgctcggtgtgtgggatgggattcacccatttatcccaccgtctgagacaccagcgagttcacaccggggagaagccattcatttgctgtgtgtgtgggaagggattcactgattcagccCAGCTCCTGATAcacgagcgaattcacactggggagaaacccttcgcTTGCTCCACATGTGGGAAACGATTCACTCA ctctaaggacctgctgagacaccagcaaattcacactggagagagatcattcacctgctccatgtgtgggaaaaggttcactcagtcatcccacctgctgagacaccagcagattcacacaggagagagatcgttcacctgctccgtatgtgggaagagatttgctcggtcagccaatctgctgagacaccagcaagttcacaagtcactgcaggggttggattctgctgttgctgctcaccccatgcaggactga